DNA from Geobacillus vulcani PSS1:
CCCATATCGATGTGGACTACGGCATCGAACGGACAGCCCATTCAATGATCAATGACATCGCAGCAAGCAAGATGACTCCCGCCGTCGTGATCTTCAGCGCCCTTCGCCATCTTGGCGATAGGCCCCGCCCCGCCCGAAGAACAGCAAGGCCGACCGCGATTCCGCCCACCCACATAAAAAGGCCGGCCGGGGTGACAAGCTGGCGCCAATCGCTGATCCAAGCGTAGATGATAAGCGTCTGGCAGACAAGCAGAACGCATACGATGATTCTCACGGTTCTCCCCCCGCCCGATCGAGGCGCCGCGCTGTTGAAATGGGCGGCGCCGGGCGTTTCACCGTTCTTGTCGATTCGAAGCTATGCCAGCAAATCCCGATGATGATGATGGCCAAACCAACGACCGCCCATCCGTTTGGCAACGGAGCGGACAAGAACAGTACTTCACCGATGACGGCAAACATGACTTCCGCGGACTGCGTCGCTTCCACAGCGGCCAGTTTTCGCTCGTTCCCTTTGGCCCGGTCGGTAGCGATAAAAAACAATGTCGTCGCGATGACCCCGGAACTCATGGCCACGATGAACGACTGCATCGTTTGCCCCGCGGACGGCGCCCCTGATGTCAGCCAGCCCATCAACGCGACCACCAGCCAAAACGGCAGACTAGCCATCGTCATCCCCCATACGCGTTGAAACGCATCGAGGCGCCCGGCGCAATGTTCGATCATTTTCCGATTGCCAAGCGGATACGCAAACGCGGCAAGGAGCACAGGAAAGACCCCCAATGCCATTTCGTTCCATGTCAGGCGGCCTGCTTGCTGGAACTGGATCAGAACGACGCCGAACAAAATCAAAAGCGAAATGAAGAGCGCTCGTTTTTCAATCGGACGGCGCACGGACATCGTTCCGTTTTGCGTTTCGATGGTTTTCGTAAACAGCGGGCTAAGCAGAACACCAGCCATAATCGTGCACTGCCATGTCCCGGCCACAAGCCACCCCGGCCCGTAGGCGGCCGCGTAGGTGAGCGGCGCGTAAAACAAGCCGAATCCGACCGTCCCCCAGGTGATCCACACCCGCGGATGGCGCTTGATGTCATGCCAAACCGAGCGGATGTTGCGGCGGAAAAGAACGATGACAAATAGCAGCGGCGCCATAAAGAAAAAGCGAAGCGACGAACTCCACAGCCAGCTGCCGCCAGCTAATTCCATGGAACGATTCAAGATGAACGTGACAGCAAAAAAGAACGAAGCGACAAGGCCGATGGCCATCTCCCGCATCGCCGGTCTCTCCCCTTGTTTGATTGTATTCGCTAGGTGGCGGAATAACTTTATTTTATCGCACGATTGGAAATTTTTCTATTTGTTTTGTTGATTATTTAGAACATAGTTTTATTAGATGAGTATTAAGAGAGAACCCAACCGAAAGTGGTTGCACCGAGCGACAATCCGATCAACACTGTATTCATTCTTCTTTCTGTCACCTCCATTTTCTTTAATTCTTACTTGTCAAATAGGTATTTATGTATTATTCTTAATTTATCCACTATTCGTATTTGTCAGGAGGTTTTTTCATGCCTAAACTCACCTTTTCCTCTGATGTCAAATGGTCTGGCGAAGGAGTACGCTCAGTGGCTGACATTAACGGCAAGCAAGTCATCATTGACGAACCCCCAGCCTTGGGAGGCACTGATCAGGGACCGAATCCCGTAGAGCTGGTCCTAGCTGCACTGGGCGGTTGCATCAATGTACTGGTCTCTCTGTTTGCCAGCCATCACGGGGTCGAACTGAAAGGAGTCCAAGTACACGTAGAAGGGGATTTAGATCCCGATGGCTTTATGGAGAAAGCGGACGTTCGGCCTGGATTCTTAGAAATTCGCTACCATATTGATATTGACTCTCCTTCCGATCCAAAAAACGTCCAAGCCTTGATTGAACACGTTGAACGTGTCTGCCCGGTCAAAGACACCCTAAGAGGCGTACCCACAGTACCTATAATGAATCAAAAAACGTCATAATGTGGAAATGGAAAAGGCTGTCTGGAAAAGTCGCGTGATGACCTTTTCAGACAGCCTCTGTATGGCTTATCCCTATGCCGCTCCATCTACGGGATGCGCGTTTCAGGGCTCATGCAAAGAGCAGTCCCATTGAAAGCCCGATGATCGGATTCCTCTGCTTGTCAATCTGCATCGTTGATTATTGTTGGATTAACTCAATCGGCACAATTTTTCCATTTTCCACCGCGGCCACGACGATTTCCGATTCAAAACCGCCATCGTCGCCGATGCTTGGGACGTTATACACTTTCTTTTCGGCTGGAATGTTTTTTAAGCCGTCGTTCATATGTTCACGGATCGCTTGCGGGTCGTCAACCGAACCGGCAGCTTTCATGGCTTCGACGAACGCGTAAAGCGCCAAATAGTTGTAAGCGGCTTCCGATCCCGGATCTTCATTGAACTTCGCCCGATAGTTTTTCACAAACTCCGGAACGGCCGGTTCGTCTGACTCGATAAGCGGCATGACGCCGATTGAACCTTCCAACATATCATAAGAACCGGTCACTCGCTTCATTTCGTCAAGCTTCGCTTGGTCCATAATAATGAATCCGCCTTTAAAGCCCAGCTCGCGCGCTTGTTTCGCCACTTTTGCCGTCGGCTCCGAAGCGCCGCCGATAAACAGGACATCGGGTTTTTCTTTCAATGCATTCGTGACAATCGTAAAGAAGTCGGTGTCTTTCGTAAAGTCAATCGATGATTTGTAGACGACTTTTCCGCCTTGTTTTTCCCAATACGGCAACAGTTTTTCCGTCCAGTCTTTCCCGTATTGCGTCGCCGTCGGCAAGGCGGCGAGTTTCTTGCCGAAATGCTTCATGGCATAATCGGTAAAAGTCGGGATGTAGCCGTCATAGCGCGGCGGAATGCGCACGGTCAGCTTATTGCCCGTTTGTGTAATTTTCGGCTCGCTCGTATACGCCGCGATGATGAAATTGTCCGTTTGGTTGAACACTTGCAGCGCCATGACGCCGCCGCTGTGCGGAGTGAAAATGATCGGCGTATGATGCTCTTGCACAAGGCGTTTGGCGTTCGCCGCCGTTTCGTT
Protein-coding regions in this window:
- a CDS encoding OsmC family protein; protein product: MPKLTFSSDVKWSGEGVRSVADINGKQVIIDEPPALGGTDQGPNPVELVLAALGGCINVLVSLFASHHGVELKGVQVHVEGDLDPDGFMEKADVRPGFLEIRYHIDIDSPSDPKNVQALIEHVERVCPVKDTLRGVPTVPIMNQKTS
- a CDS encoding DMT family transporter → MREMAIGLVASFFFAVTFILNRSMELAGGSWLWSSSLRFFFMAPLLFVIVLFRRNIRSVWHDIKRHPRVWITWGTVGFGLFYAPLTYAAAYGPGWLVAGTWQCTIMAGVLLSPLFTKTIETQNGTMSVRRPIEKRALFISLLILFGVVLIQFQQAGRLTWNEMALGVFPVLLAAFAYPLGNRKMIEHCAGRLDAFQRVWGMTMASLPFWLVVALMGWLTSGAPSAGQTMQSFIVAMSSGVIATTLFFIATDRAKGNERKLAAVEATQSAEVMFAVIGEVLFLSAPLPNGWAVVGLAIIIIGICWHSFESTRTVKRPAPPISTARRLDRAGGEP
- a CDS encoding ABC transporter substrate-binding protein; its protein translation is MKKRKWSIAVMIAAIMMLMLAACNNSPSSNNANGGNNSGGGGGETGTVNIGYSGPLSGPAAYYGQRTLNGLKMAAEEINNNGGFEVKGKKYKINLVPLDDKYLPNETAANAKRLVQEHHTPIIFTPHSGGVMALQVFNQTDNFIIAAYTSEPKITQTGNKLTVRIPPRYDGYIPTFTDYAMKHFGKKLAALPTATQYGKDWTEKLLPYWEKQGGKVVYKSSIDFTKDTDFFTIVTNALKEKPDVLFIGGASEPTAKVAKQARELGFKGGFIIMDQAKLDEMKRVTGSYDMLEGSIGVMPLIESDEPAVPEFVKNYRAKFNEDPGSEAAYNYLALYAFVEAMKAAGSVDDPQAIREHMNDGLKNIPAEKKVYNVPSIGDDGGFESEIVVAAVENGKIVPIELIQQ